One Odontesthes bonariensis isolate fOdoBon6 chromosome 17, fOdoBon6.hap1, whole genome shotgun sequence genomic window carries:
- the nol10 gene encoding nucleolar protein 10 isoform X2 has product MQISSVNDVKIYNLSHGKSLPEWLSDRKKRQLQKKDVDIQRRIELIQDFEMPTVCTSIKVSRDGQFILAAGTYKPRIRCYDTYQLSLKFERCLDSDIVAFDILSDDYSKLVFLHCDRYVEFHSQHGHYYKTRIPKFGRDFSYHYPSCDLFFVGMSSEVYRLNLEQGRFLNSLQTDAVENNVCDINPVHHLFATGTSEGRVECWDPRVRNRVGLLDCALSSLAEGTEVQSLPSISALKFNGSLTMAVGTSTGQVLLYDLRSSQPLLVKDHFYNLPIKSLNFHNQLDLVVSADSKIIKMWNKDTGKLFSSIQPQSNINDICIYPDSGMLFTANEDPKMNTFYIPALGPAPRWCSFLDNLAEELEESPESTVYDDYKFVTRKDLENLGLSHLVGSSLLRAYMHGFFMDIRLYHKVKTMANPFAYEEYRKDKIRQKIEESRTQRVPVKKLPKVNKELALKLMEEGDDEAEEALRKKKGKALPSILGDDRFKVMFENPEYQVDEQSEEFRLLNPIVSKVGQKRKKKLRLLAQQAAAADQAAEDEEEPEGRASSEEESSDDDKSWVEEVREQRRLLREEDRDRRRQRRKQADRNTVLLDREEDKGEKTSNMAESKKTSQPQFYQIKAGEEFRSFKDMAHKQKLQKASLEDRLRLEENFGISNMADTAVGSKQLTFTLKKSEQQRKQQQLEHEHHEERKKLRRSAGHLSSGRGRGRGWGGRGRGGRGRGRGRH; this is encoded by the exons ATGCAGATATCCAGTGTAAACGATGTCAAAATTTATAATTTAAGCCATGGAAAGTCTCTTCCGGAG TGGTTGTCTGATCGGAAGAAAAGGCAGCTCCAAAAGAAAGATGTCG ACATCCAGCGCAGGATTGAGCTCATCCAGGACTTTGAGATGCCCACAGTGTGCACCTCCATCAAAGTGTCCCGGGATGGTCAGTTCATCCTGGCAGCGG GCACTTACAAACCCAGAATTCGCTGCTACGACACCTATCAGCTGTCCCTGAAATTTGAGCGTTGCTTGGATTCAGATA TTGTGGCCTTTGATATCCTGTCGGACGACTACTCTAAG CTGGTCTTTCTGCACTGCGATCGCTACGTAGAGTTCCACTCCCAACACGGACACTACTACAAAACCCGGATCCCAAAGTTTGGTCGGGACTTTTCCTACCACTATCCCTCCTGTGACCTCTTCTTTGTGGGGATGAG CTCAGAGGTTTACAGACTGAACCTGGAACAGGGACGCTTCCTGAATTCACTTCAGACTGATGCTGT GGAGAACAATGTGTGCGACATCAACCCTGTCCATCATTTGTTTGCGACTGGAACCTCTGAG GGAAGGGTCGAATGTTGGGACCCTCGTGTCCGGAACCGAGTGGGCCTGCTGGACTGCGCCCTGAGCAGCCTCGCTGAAGGAACAGA AGTTCAAAGTTTGCCTTCCATCAGTGCGCTGAAGTTTAACGGCTCCCTCACCATGGCAGTAGGCACCAGCACGGGACAG GTGCTGCTGTATGATCTGCGCTCCAGTCAGCCACTGTTGGTCAAAGACCATTTCTACAACCTGCCAATCAAGTCTCTCAACTTCCACAATCAGCTGGACCTGGTTGTGTCTGCTGATTCCAAGATAATAAAGATGTGGAACAAAGACACC GGAAAGTTGTTCTCCTCCATACAACCTCAGAGCAACATCAATGACATCTGCATCTATCCTGATTCAG GTATGCTCTTCACTGCCAATGAAGACCCAAAGATGAACACGTTTTACATCCCG gctCTGGGCCCTGCACCACGCTGGTGCTCCTTCCTTGACAACCTagcagaggagctggaggagagcCCAGAGAGCACGGTGTACGATGATTACAAGTTTGTAACCCGGAAGGACCTGGAAAATCTAG GCTTGTCTCACCTGGTGGGATCGTCTCTCCTCAGAGCCTACATGCACGGCTTTTTCATGGACATAAGACTTTATCACAAG GTGAAAACGATGGCAAACCCGTTTGCATACGAGGAATATCGCAAGGATAAGATCCGTCAGAAGATTGAGGAGTCCAGAACTCAGAGAGTGCCGGTTAAG AAACTGCCGAAGGTGAACAAGGAGCTGGCTCTCAAGCTGATGGAGGAGGGGGATGATGAGGCAGAAGAGGCCTTAAGGAAAAAGAAGGGCAAG GCTCTCCCCAGCATCCTGGGAGACGACCGTTTCAAGGTGATGTTTGAAAACCCAGAATACCAAGTGGACGAGCAGAGCGAGGAGTTCCGGCTGCTCAACCCCATTGTCTCAAAGGTGGGacaaaaaaggaagaagaagcTGCGTCTGCTGGCACAGCAGGCTGCCGCCGCCGACCAG GCGGCTGAAGACGAAGAGGAGCCAGAGGGCCGAGCCAGCTCTGAGGAAGAAAGCTCAGACGATGACAAGAGCTGGGTGGAGGAAGTTAGGGAGCAGAGGAGGTTGCTGCGGGAGGAGGACAGAGACCGCAGGCGGCAGCGGAGGAAGCAGGCAGACCGCAACACCGTCCTGCTGGACAGGGAAGAGGACAAAGGGGAGAAAACCTCCAACATGGCCGAGAGCAAGAAGACGAGTCAGCCGCAGTTTTATCAGATCAAAGCCGGAGAGGAGTTCAGAAGTTTTAAAGACATGGCCCACaaacagaaactgcagaa GGCTTCTCTGGAGGATCGCCTGAGGTTGGAGGAAAACTTTGGAATCAGCAACATGGCCGACACTGCAGTGGGCAGCAAACAGCTGACCTTCACtctcaaaaag TCGGAGCAGcagaggaagcagcagcagctggaacacGAGCACCACGAAGAAAGGAAGAAGCTGAGACGCTCCGCCGGACACCTGAGCAgtggcagaggaagaggaagaggctgGGGTGGTAGAGGAAGGGgtggcagaggaagaggaagaggccgCCACTGA
- the nol10 gene encoding nucleolar protein 10 isoform X1 → MQISSVNDVKIYNLSHGKSLPEWLSDRKKRQLQKKDVDIQRRIELIQDFEMPTVCTSIKVSRDGQFILAAGTYKPRIRCYDTYQLSLKFERCLDSDIVAFDILSDDYSKLVFLHCDRYVEFHSQHGHYYKTRIPKFGRDFSYHYPSCDLFFVGMSSEVYRLNLEQGRFLNSLQTDAVENNVCDINPVHHLFATGTSEGRVECWDPRVRNRVGLLDCALSSLAEGTEVQSLPSISALKFNGSLTMAVGTSTGQVLLYDLRSSQPLLVKDHFYNLPIKSLNFHNQLDLVVSADSKIIKMWNKDTGKLFSSIQPQSNINDICIYPDSGMLFTANEDPKMNTFYIPALGPAPRWCSFLDNLAEELEESPESTVYDDYKFVTRKDLENLGLSHLVGSSLLRAYMHGFFMDIRLYHKVKTMANPFAYEEYRKDKIRQKIEESRTQRVPVKKLPKVNKELALKLMEEGDDEAEEALRKKKGKALPSILGDDRFKVMFENPEYQVDEQSEEFRLLNPIVSKVGQKRKKKLRLLAQQAAAADQAAEDEEEPEGRASSEEESSDDDKSWVEEVREQRRLLREEDRDRRRQRRKQADRNTVLLDREEDKGEKTSNMAESKKTSQPQFYQIKAGEEFRSFKDMAHKQKLQKASLEDRLRLEENFGISNMADTAVGSKQLTFTLKKVDLIPHDWVVISRWSNSVALQFPGSQSPKSAPTLESAYTKSHAHPLEARGRNTNQTTKPLKNY, encoded by the exons ATGCAGATATCCAGTGTAAACGATGTCAAAATTTATAATTTAAGCCATGGAAAGTCTCTTCCGGAG TGGTTGTCTGATCGGAAGAAAAGGCAGCTCCAAAAGAAAGATGTCG ACATCCAGCGCAGGATTGAGCTCATCCAGGACTTTGAGATGCCCACAGTGTGCACCTCCATCAAAGTGTCCCGGGATGGTCAGTTCATCCTGGCAGCGG GCACTTACAAACCCAGAATTCGCTGCTACGACACCTATCAGCTGTCCCTGAAATTTGAGCGTTGCTTGGATTCAGATA TTGTGGCCTTTGATATCCTGTCGGACGACTACTCTAAG CTGGTCTTTCTGCACTGCGATCGCTACGTAGAGTTCCACTCCCAACACGGACACTACTACAAAACCCGGATCCCAAAGTTTGGTCGGGACTTTTCCTACCACTATCCCTCCTGTGACCTCTTCTTTGTGGGGATGAG CTCAGAGGTTTACAGACTGAACCTGGAACAGGGACGCTTCCTGAATTCACTTCAGACTGATGCTGT GGAGAACAATGTGTGCGACATCAACCCTGTCCATCATTTGTTTGCGACTGGAACCTCTGAG GGAAGGGTCGAATGTTGGGACCCTCGTGTCCGGAACCGAGTGGGCCTGCTGGACTGCGCCCTGAGCAGCCTCGCTGAAGGAACAGA AGTTCAAAGTTTGCCTTCCATCAGTGCGCTGAAGTTTAACGGCTCCCTCACCATGGCAGTAGGCACCAGCACGGGACAG GTGCTGCTGTATGATCTGCGCTCCAGTCAGCCACTGTTGGTCAAAGACCATTTCTACAACCTGCCAATCAAGTCTCTCAACTTCCACAATCAGCTGGACCTGGTTGTGTCTGCTGATTCCAAGATAATAAAGATGTGGAACAAAGACACC GGAAAGTTGTTCTCCTCCATACAACCTCAGAGCAACATCAATGACATCTGCATCTATCCTGATTCAG GTATGCTCTTCACTGCCAATGAAGACCCAAAGATGAACACGTTTTACATCCCG gctCTGGGCCCTGCACCACGCTGGTGCTCCTTCCTTGACAACCTagcagaggagctggaggagagcCCAGAGAGCACGGTGTACGATGATTACAAGTTTGTAACCCGGAAGGACCTGGAAAATCTAG GCTTGTCTCACCTGGTGGGATCGTCTCTCCTCAGAGCCTACATGCACGGCTTTTTCATGGACATAAGACTTTATCACAAG GTGAAAACGATGGCAAACCCGTTTGCATACGAGGAATATCGCAAGGATAAGATCCGTCAGAAGATTGAGGAGTCCAGAACTCAGAGAGTGCCGGTTAAG AAACTGCCGAAGGTGAACAAGGAGCTGGCTCTCAAGCTGATGGAGGAGGGGGATGATGAGGCAGAAGAGGCCTTAAGGAAAAAGAAGGGCAAG GCTCTCCCCAGCATCCTGGGAGACGACCGTTTCAAGGTGATGTTTGAAAACCCAGAATACCAAGTGGACGAGCAGAGCGAGGAGTTCCGGCTGCTCAACCCCATTGTCTCAAAGGTGGGacaaaaaaggaagaagaagcTGCGTCTGCTGGCACAGCAGGCTGCCGCCGCCGACCAG GCGGCTGAAGACGAAGAGGAGCCAGAGGGCCGAGCCAGCTCTGAGGAAGAAAGCTCAGACGATGACAAGAGCTGGGTGGAGGAAGTTAGGGAGCAGAGGAGGTTGCTGCGGGAGGAGGACAGAGACCGCAGGCGGCAGCGGAGGAAGCAGGCAGACCGCAACACCGTCCTGCTGGACAGGGAAGAGGACAAAGGGGAGAAAACCTCCAACATGGCCGAGAGCAAGAAGACGAGTCAGCCGCAGTTTTATCAGATCAAAGCCGGAGAGGAGTTCAGAAGTTTTAAAGACATGGCCCACaaacagaaactgcagaa GGCTTCTCTGGAGGATCGCCTGAGGTTGGAGGAAAACTTTGGAATCAGCAACATGGCCGACACTGCAGTGGGCAGCAAACAGCTGACCTTCACtctcaaaaag GTGGACCTCATCCCTCATGATTGGGTCGTCATCTCCCGCTGGTCCAATAGCGTAGCTTTGCAGTTCCCAGGCAGCCAATCACCCAAGAGTGCTCCAACACTCGAATCTGCATACACAAAGAGTCATGCACATCCTCTAGAGGCCAGGGGCCGTAACACGAACCAAACCACAAAGCCCTTGAAAAACTATTAA